The Acanthochromis polyacanthus isolate Apoly-LR-REF ecotype Palm Island chromosome 5, KAUST_Apoly_ChrSc, whole genome shotgun sequence genome includes a window with the following:
- the LOC110963710 gene encoding myosin heavy chain, fast skeletal muscle-like, giving the protein MGDQDMECFGPAATYLRKPERERIEAQNTPFDARTAYYVTEPTEMYVKGKLVKKEGGKATVEIQGGKTLTVKEDEVFPMNPPKFDKIEDMAMMTHLSEPSVLYNLKERYAAWMIYTYSGLFCVTVNPYKWLPVYDAVVVVGYRGKKRIEAPPHIFSISDNAYQFMLQDRENQSILITGESGAGKTVNTKRVIQYFATIAVSGAKKAEAVPGKMQGSLEDQIIAANPLLEAYGNAKTVRNDNSSRFGKFIRIHFGSTGKLASADIETYLLEKSRVTFQLSAERSYHIFYQLMTGHKPELIEGLLITTNPYDYHMISQGEITVKSINDVEEFIATDTAIDILGFTAEEKISIYKLTGAVMHHGNMKFKQKQREEQAEPDGTEVADKIAYLIGLNSADMLKALCYPRVKVGNEMVVKGQTVPQVNNAVMALCKAVYEKMFLWMVVRINEMLDTKQPRNFFIGVLDIAGFEIFDFNSLEQLCINFTNEKLQQFFNHHMFVLEQEEYKKEGIEWEFIDFGMDLAACIELIEKPMGIFSILEEECMFPKATDMTFKNKMYDQHIGKSAPFQKPKPTKGKAEAHFSLVHYAGTVDYNVLGWLDKNKDPLNDSVVQLYQKSSTKLLALLFASHASADDSKGGKKGGGKKKGGSFQTVSALFRENLGKLMTNLRSTHPHFVRCLIPNESKTPGLMENFLVIHQLRCNGVLEGIRICRKGFPSRILYGDFKQRYKVLNASVIPEGQFIDNKKASEKLLGSIDVDRTQYKFGHTKVFFKAGLLGMLEEMRDEKLVALVTMTQALCRGYVMRKEFVKMMARREAIYSIQYNIRSFMNVKTWPWMKLYFRIKPLLKSAETEKEMAQMKEDFEKTKEELAKALAKKKELEEKMVSLLQEKNDLQLQIQSEGENLADAEERCEGLIKAKIQLEAKAKEVSERLEDEEEINAELTAKKRKLEDECSELKKDIDDLELTLAKVEKEKHATENKVKNLIEEMASQDETIAKLTKEKKALQEAHQQLLDDLQAEEDKVNTLTKAKTKLEQQVDDIEGSLEQERKLRMDLERGKRKLEGDLKLAQETIMDLENDKQQSEEKVKKRDFEISQLLSKIEDEQSVGVQLQKKIKELQARIEELEEEIEAERAARAKVEKQRSELSRELEEISERLEEAGGATSVQIEMNKKREAEFHKLRRDLEESTLQHEATAAALRKKQADSVAELGEQIDNLQRVKQKLEKEKSEFKMEIDDLISNMEAIAKSKGNLEKMCRSLEDQLSEFKSKNEDHVRQLNEFNAQRARLTTENGEFGRQLEEKESLVSQLTRGKQAYVHQIEELKRHLEEEMKAKNALAHAVQSARHDCDLLREQFEEEQEAKAELQRSMSKANSEVAQWRSKYETDAIQRTEELEEAKKKLAQRLQDAEESIEAVNAKCASLEKTKQRLQGEVEDLMIDVERANALAANLDKKQRNFDKVLAEWKQKYEESQAELEGAQKEARSLSTELFKMKNSYEEALDQLETLKRENKNLQQEISDLTEHIGETGKTIHELEKGKKSAEIEKAEVQTALEEAEATLEHEESKILRVQLELTQVKGEVDRKIAEKDEEIEQIKRNSQRIIETMQSTLDAEIRSRNDALRIKKKMEGDLNEMEIQLSHANRQAAEAQKQLRNVQGQFKEAQLHLDEAVRGQADMKEQIAMVERRNNLMLAEIEELRAALEQTERGRKIAEQELVDASERVGLLHSQNTNLINTKRKLEGDLAQIQGEVEDAIQEARNAEDKAKKAITDAAMMAEELKKEQDTSAHLERMKKNLEVTVKDLQHRLDEAENLAMKGGKKQLQKLEARVRELEGEVDAEQRRGAEAVKGVRKYERRVKELTYQTEEDKKNIARLQDLVDKLQQKVKSYKRQSEEAEEQANTHLSRYRKVQHELEEAQERADIAESQVNKLRAKSRDIVRGKDAEE; this is encoded by the exons ATGGGTGACCAGGACATGGAATGCTTCGGCCCGGCGGCCACATACCTCCGGAAACCTGAAAGGGAGAGAATAGAGGCTCAAAACACTCCTTTTGATGCCAGAACAGCTTACTATGTGACAGAGCCCACTGAGATGTATGTGAAAGGAAAACTAGTGAAGAAGGAGGGTGGCAAAGCCACAGTTGAAATTCAAGGAGGAAAG ACCCTTACTGTAAAGGAAGATGAAGTCTTCCCCATGAACCCTCCAAAGTTCGATAAGATCGAGGACATGGCCATGATGACCCATCTCAGCGAGCCTTCTGTGCTGTATAACCTCAAAGAGCGCTATGCAGCATGGATGATCTAT ACCTACTCAGGGCTGTTCTGCGTCACTGTGAACCCCTACAAGTGGCTCCCAGTGTATGATGCAGTGGTGGTTGTGGGATACAGGGGCAAAAAGAGGATTGAGGCTCCACCCCACATCTTCTCCATCTCTGATAACGCCTATCAGTTCATGCTCCAAG atcGTGAGAATCAGTCAATCTTGATTAC TGGAGAATCTGGAGCAGGAAAGACTGTTAACACCAAACGTGTCATCCAGTACTTTGCAACAATCGCAGTGTCTGGAGCAAAGAAAGCTGAGGCAGTTCCTGGAAAAATGCAG GGGTCGCTGGAGGATCAGATCATTGCAGCCAACCCACTGCTTGAGGCCTATGGTAACGCCAAAACAGTGAGGAATGACAACTCATCCCGCTTT GGTAAATTCATCAGAATCCATTTTGGATCCACTGGAAAGTTGGCTTCTGCTGATATTGAAACAT ATCTGCTGGAGAAATCTCGAGTGACGTTCCAGCTGTCAGCTGAGAGGAGTTACCACATCTTCTATCAGCTCATGACAGGCCACAAACCTGAGCTAATAG AGGGTCTTCTCATCACCACCAACCCGTATGACTATCACATGATCAGTCAGGGTGAAATCACTGTCAAGAGTATCAATGACGTTGAAGAATTCATTGCTACAGAT ACAGCCATTGACATCCTGGGCTTCACTGCAGAGGAGAAGATCAGCATTTACAAGCTGACTGGAGCTGTGATGCATCATGGAAATATGAAGTTCAAGCAGAAACAGAGGGAGGAGCAGGCTGAGCCTGATGGCACTGAGG TGGCTGATAAAATTGCATACCTCATCGGCCTTAATTCTGCTGATATGCTCAAAGCCTTGTGTTACCCAAGAGTCAAGGTTGGCAATGAAATGGTAGTTAAAGGTCAAACTGTCCCACAG GTCAACAATGCCGTCATGGCTCTCTGCAAGGCtgtctatgagaaaatgttcTTGTGGATGGTCGTCAGAATCAATGAGATGCTGGATACCAAACAACCCAGAAACTTTTTCATAGGTGTCTTAGATATTGCTGGATTTGAAATCTTTGAT TTCAACAGTTTGGAGCAGCTGTGCATCAACTTCACCAATGAAAAACTGCAACAGTTTTTCAACCATCACATGTTTGTCCTGGAGCAAGAGGAGTACAAGAAAGAGGGAATTGAATGGGAGTTCATTGACTTTGGCATGGACTTGGCTGCCTGCATTGAGCTTATTGAGAAG CCAATGGGCATCTTCTCCATCCTTGAAGAGGAGTGCATGTTCCCCAAGGCAACAGACATGACCTTCAAGAACAAAATGTATGACCAGCATATTGGAAAAAGTGCTCCCTTCCAGAAACCAAAGCCGACCAAAGGCAAAGCTGAGGCCCATTTCTCCCTGGTGCACTATGCCGGCACTGTTGACTACAATGTTCTTGGCTGGTTGGACAAGAACAAGGACCCCCTGAATGACTCTGTGGTGCAGCTTTACCAGAAGTCTTCAACGAAGCTTCTGGCCTTGCTATTTGCATCTCATGCCTCTGCTGACG atagTAAAGGTGGAAAGAAGGGTGGTGGCAAGAAGAAGGGTGGCTCCTTCCAGACGGTGTCTGCTCTTTTCAgg GAAAACCTGGGCAAGCTGATGACCAACTTAAGGAGTACTCATCCACATTTTGTGCGCTGTTTGATTCCCAATGAATCCAAAACACCAG GTCTCATGGAGAACTTCCTGGTCATCCACCAACTGAGGTGTAATGGTGTGCTGGAAGGCATCAGGATCTGTCGCAAAGGCTTCCCCAGCAGAATCCTCTATGGTGACTTCAAGCAGAG GTACAAAGTACTGAATGCCAGTGTCATCCCTGAGGGACAATTCATTGACAACAAGAAAGCCTCAGAGAAACTCTTGGGCTCTATAGATGTTGACCGAACTCAGTACAAATTCGGACACACAAAG GTATTCTTCAAAGCTGGACTACTGGGTATGCTTGAAGAGATGAGAGATGAGAAACTGGTGGCACTGGTCACAATGACTCAGGCTCTGTGCAGAGGTTATGTGATGAGAAAGGAATTTGTCAAGATGATGGCGAGAAG GGAAGCCATTTACTCCATCCAGTACAACATCCGTTCATTCATGAATGTCAAAACCTGGCCATGGATGAAGCTGTACTTCAGAATAAAGCCACTGCTGAAGAGTGCAGAGACTGAGAAAGAGATGGCCCAAATGAAAGAAGACTTTGAAAAGACCAAGGAGGAGCTAGCAAAGGCTCTGGCTAAGAAGAAAGAATTGGAGGAGAAGATGGTCTCTCTCCTACAGGAGAAGAATGACTTGCAGCTACAAATTCAGTCT GAGGGGGAAAACCTCGCCGATGCAGAGGAAAGGTGTGAGGGGCTCATTAAAGCTAAAATCCAGCTCGAGGCTAAAGCCAAAGAGGTATCTGAGAGgctggaggatgaggaggaaatcAATGCTGAGCTGACTGCAAAgaagaggaagctggaggaCGAGTGCTCTGAGTTAAAGAAAGACATCGATGACTTGGAGCTCACCCTGGCCAAAGTGGAAAAGGAGAAACATGCCACTGAGAACAAG GTCAAAAACCTTATAGAGGAAATGGCTTCTCAAGATGAGACCATTGCTAAACTGACTAAGGAGAAGAAAGCCCTCCAAGAGGCTCATCAGCAGCTCCTTGATGACCTGCAAGCAGAGGAAGACAAAGTCAACACTCTGACGAAGGCCAAGACCAAGCTGGAGCAGCAAGTGGACGAT ATTGAAGGTTCATTAGAGCAAGAGAGGAAGCTCCGTATGGATCTTGAGCGAGGAAAAAGGAAGCTCGAAGGAGATCTGAAGCTGGCCCAGGAAACAATCATGGATCTTGAAAATGACAAGCAGCAGTCTGAAGAGAAAGTAAAGAA GAGAGACTTTGAGATTAGCCAGTTACTCAGCAAGATAGAAGATGAGCAATCAGTTGGTGTTCAGCTTCAAAAGAAAATCAAGGAGCTGCAG GCTCGTattgaggagctggaggaggagatcGAGGCTGAGCGAGCTGCTCGGGCCAAGGTGGAGAAGCAGAGGTCTGAGCTCTCCAGGGAACTTGAGGAGATCAGTGAGAGGCtggaagaagctggaggagcAACATCAGTACAGATTGAGATGAACAAGAAGCGTGAGGCCGAGTTTCATAAGCTGCGTCGTGATCTCGAAGAGTCCACCCTGCAGCATGAAGCCACCGCTGCAGCTCTCCGTAAGAAGCAGGCTGACAGTGTGGCAGAGCTGGGAGAACAGATTGATAACCTCCAGAGAGTCAAACAGAAACTGGAGAAAGAGAAAAGTGAATTCAAGATGGAGATTGATGACCTCATAAGCAATATGGAGGCTATCGCCAAATCAAAA GGTAATCTGGAGAAAATGTGCCGCTCTCTTGAGGATCAACTAAGTGAATTCAAGTCCAAGAATGAAGATCATGTGCGTCAGCTAAATGAATTCAATGCTCAAAGAGCAAGACTGACGACTGAAAATG GGGAATTTGGCCGGCAGTTGGAAGAAAAGGAATCTCTTGTTTCACAACTTACAAGGGGGAAACAAGCTTATGTTCACCAGATTGAGGAGCTTAAAAGGCACCTTGAGGAAGAAATGAAG GCCAAGAACGCCCTGGCTCATGCTGTTCAATCAGCTCGTCATGACTGCGACCTGCTCAGAGAGCAGtttgaggaggagcaggaggccaAAGCTGAGCTGCAGCGTTCCATGTCCAAGGCTAACAGTGAGGTGGCTCAGTGGAGATCCAAATATGAGACTGATGCTATTCAGCGCactgaggagctggaggaggcaaA GAAAAAGCTTGCCCAGCGTCTTCAGGATGCAGAGGAATCCATCGAGGCTGTGAATGCAAAATGTGCCTCTCTGGAAAAGACTAAACAGAGACTGCAGGGTGAAGTGGAGGACCTGATGATCGATGTGGAGAGAGCTAACGCTCTGGCTGCTAACCTTGACAAGAAGCAAAGGAACTTTGACAAG GTTCTTGCAGAGTGGAAGCAGAAGTATGAAGAGAGCCAGGCTGAGCTTGAGGGAGCTCAAAAGGAGGCTCGCTCACTAAGCACTGagctgtttaaaatgaaaaactccTATGAAGAAGCTCTGGACCAACTGGAGACCCTGAAGAGAGAGAACAAGAACCTGCAAC AGGAAATCTCCGATTTAACCGAACATATTGGCGAAACAGGAAAAACAATTCATGAACTCGAAAAGGGGAAGAAGAGTGCAGAAATtgagaaagcagaagtgcaaaCTGCCCTGGAGGAGGCAGAG GCTACCCTGGAGCATGAAGAGTCTAAGATTCTCCGTGTCCAGCTGGAGCTCACCCAAGTCAAGGGTGAAGTTGACAGAAAAATTGCAGAGAAGGATGAGGAGATTGAGCAGATTAAGAGGAACAGCCAGAGAATAATTGAGACCATGCAGAGCACTCTGGATGCTGAAATCAGGAGCAGGAATGATGCCCTGAGAATCAAGAAGAAGATGGAGGGAGACCTCAATGAGATGGAGATTCAGCTGAGTCATGCCAACCGCCAGGCAGCTGAAGCCCAGAAACAGCTGAGAAATGTGCAGGGACAGTTTAAG GAGGCCCAGCTGCACCTTGATGAAGCTGTCAGAGGTCAGGCAGACATGAAGGAGCAGATTGCAATGGTGGAGCGCAGGAACAACCTGATGCTGGCTGAGATTGAAGAGCTGAGAGCTGCTCTGGAGCAGACTGAGAGAGGCCGTAAGATCGCTGAGCAGGAGCTGGTGGATGCCAGCGAGCGCGTGGGACTGCTGCACTCTCAG AACACAAATCTCATAAACACTAAAAGGAAGTTGGAGGGTGACCTTGCCCAGATCCAAGGTGAAGTGGAGGATGCTATCCAGGAAGCAAGAAATGCTGAAGACAAAGCCAAAAAGGCCATCACTGAT GCTGCCATGATGgcagaagagctgaagaagGAGCAGGACACCAGTGCTCACTTggagaggatga